ACAAAACTTGACTGAGCAGAGGTATTGCCTTCAGAACCAATCTCTTCCTTATCAACCATAAGCAGTACCTGAGTTTTGTCAGAAATACCAACATCAAAAAAAGCCATTAGGGATGCATATGCGCATATTCTATCATCCTGTCCATATGCTCCAATCAAACTCTTATCAAAGCCTATATCGCGAGGCTCAAAGGCTGGCACAGCTTGTATTTCAGCACTTACAAAATCCTCTTCCACAATCTTATACTTTTCATAGAGATAATTTAATACGTTTAACTTTATCTGATCCTTTTCTTCCTCTGAAAATGGTATAGATCCACAAATTATATTTAATTTATTGGCATCAAATGCTTCTTTTGTAACCTTTTCATCAATAACCTTTTTTGACAGATGTGGCAAAAGATCAGGTATTACAAATATAGGATCATCAGGTTCTTCGCCAATGTTAATTTCTAAAATCTCTTTATCTGATTTAACTAGAAAAACGTGCAAAGAGATTGGGATGTTTAGCCACTGATATTTTTTTATTCCACCATAGTAATGAGTGTGAAACAAACCCAAACCACTGTCTTCAAATAAAGGATTTTGTTTTAAGTCAATTCTTGGTGCATCAATATGGCTGGCAATCATTCTCATACCAAAACCTTCTGAAAGCCTTATTAGAGCTACACTTTTATTTCTATTAATTATGATAAATTCTCTGTCTTTCTTGTTATTTAAAAAATACTCATTTACAAATTTTACAGTTTCTCTCTCTGTCTTACATTTTTTTAAAAAATTTTTATAACCTTGTGCAAAGTTAAAAATACTTTCTCTATCTGTCTTAAACCATGCATTTTTTCTTTTCATAAATAAGATATTCTTTAAATCAGGCATGCTAACCTCCACGAATTAAGATATTCAAAAGTCATATAAATCATTCTTTTACAATAAAAGCCTTTCCATCATAAATCTTTTGGCTAATTTTACCCTCTTCAAAAAGTTTATTTAATATCCTTGTAATATCTTCGTTACTAGCCCCAAACACGTCCATGAGTTCTTCTTTCGAACATGGCCTAATGCTCACCATCTTTGCAATAGATAACTCAAGAAAATCTTGAAAATCCATATTTTTGTCTCTAAATGGCTTTATAAGTTCAGCATTTAGATCTCTTAACTCAGAATAAATTTGCATAAGTTCATCGTTTGTTAACTTTTTTATGCTTTCCTCAGCAGGAGGTCTATCTATAGTTCCAATCTGAAACTTGTGAGGGTTTATAAGCTTTACTGCTCTTTTCAAATCTTCAATATCCTTTTTACTATCATTAAAATCTTTTACAAAAAGTGATTCCAACCAGATTTCGCCCCTAAACTTATCTCTAAATTCTTTTATACCGTTAATAATTTCATCAATTTTTAAGCTTCCATGTGCTCTATTAATTTTTTTGAATGATTCTTGATTCGCCGCATCAAGGCTAGGTATAACCACATCAGCATCCATTAGATCTTCCTGTACATCAGTTAGGTTTAAAAGACTCCCATTGGTAAGCACTGCAATTTTAGCAAGATTAAAACTTTTGACGTATCTAACAAGCCTGCCAATATCTTTATTTAGCGTTGGCTCCCCACTACCCGAAAAGGTAACAAAATCAAATTTGCCCATTTTTTTATAATTTTCTCTAAAATCTCTTTCAATCTCTTCTGGATTATAAAAGGATCGCCTATCGTTAATAAGATTTGTAGTTTTTCCTACTTCACAATAAACGCAATTAAAATTGCATACTTTATGTGGAATAATATTTATTCCAAGGCTTAACCCAAGCCTTCTTGAGGGCACAGGCCCAAATAAAAATTGCATAATAACCTCCCAATAATTTTTAAAGCTAAACTTTATTATATCACTTGAATATTACTATCCTTGTTACTATTAAAATTAATTATGATTACCAATTTTTAATAAAACCTCAAATTTAGCCTTTACGTGTTGCCTCATTTAAAAACCTAAAGGAAGTTGTATTCGTTGCCTCACTTAAAATTCTAAACATAACCATAACATATTTTATCTTTGTTTTTGCTAATTTTTTTAATAGAGTTTCTTACTTCTTCCTTTATGGATATATCTTCTAGTAATTTTTTTGAAGTTTTACTATTTCTCTTTGAAGTTCAGCTGGATTTAATTTTGTATACTGTTCTATTAGCTTTTCTTTATCTATTTTTTCTACACCAGGATTTTCTAATATTCTTTGATAAGGAGTTCTTGCTTTATCGTATTTTTTTGTAACTTTACTTCCAATTCTTTCTTTTGAGATTTGTTTCATTATAGGCTGAAAAAAGTTTATATATAGCCTTAGGCTTTCATAAAGCCTTTTTAAAGTTATTAGCTCAACTTCTCTATCATATCTAAAATAACCAACATATTTTCTTACTACAGAGTAGTTTTTCTGTTCAACATAGCAATTATCGTTTTTTCTATATTTTCTTGACCTTGTGAACGTTATATTATTTTCAACACAATAACGATGAAGTTGATGATTTATAAACTCTGCTCCATTATCAGAATCAATTCCAAAGAGTTTAAAAGGCAAGCGTTTCTTTATTTCATCTATTGATTCAAAAACCCACCTTTGAGCTTTATTTCTTAAAGCATCTATTTCTATCCAACCGGTGCAAATGTCAACTGCAGTTAGAGTTTGGATAAATTCTCCTCTTAGATCTCCTCCTTCATGACCTACAAGGTCTATTTCTAAATATCCAGGTATACTTTCGTCCCATTCTGAAAATGTCCTTATAGGAATCTGACTTTTAAGAAGGCTGCCTGGTTTTGTATATGTCTTTCCCTTTGGTTTATTCATTCTTTTGTATTCTGAAAGTATTCTGTCTATAGTAGATGCGCTTATCTTAAAGAGTTTTTCTTCTACATCCCTTTCAATTTGTATTTCTTTAAACTCTTTAAGTTTATATATTATGTCAGGAAGAACAGGTTTTAACCTTTTTGCCACATGGACAATCTAAAACGTCCCATACCTTAATTAACGCCTTTTTTACATCATCATCATAATATTTGCTTTTCTTTTTCTTTTTCTTCATCGTTAAATCTACTTTTAAAACTCTGTTATTCATCCTTACTATCTTCTCATGACTGCTTAAAAGAAAAGATGCATAACTACGATTGTATCCAGTCAAAGCTATTAACTCATCTAAAATAATGCCTTTTTGTTTCTTGCTTGCTTTTTTATATCTTTTTGCAATTTCACTCACCACTGATTTTCTTTCCTTCATCGTTAACCCCATTTCTAGCCTCCAGAGTTATAGTAACTACTATTCTAAGAGGCTTATTATTTTCATTTAGATTTTTTATTTGAGGCAACGATTGTATTTCATTTAGATTTTTGATGAAGCAATTCGCTTTATAGATTTTTATAAATAATTAATTTATAATAATTAAAAAATTTTTAAGGGGTGTAGAAATTTGGAATTATATTTAGATACTGCAAAAATAGAAGAAATAGAAGAAGGCGTAGAACTTGGTATAATTTCAGGCGTAACTACTAATCCTTCTCTACTTGCAAAAGCTAATCCAACAGCTCCAATAGAACACTTAAAAAAAATTTGTAGCATCGTAAACGGTCCAGTCAGTGCAGAAGTTGTTTCAACAAATTATAAAGACATGGTATCAGAAGGGCTAAAAATATCTAAGATATCTGAAAACATCGTAGTAAAAATTCCCATTACTGAAGATGGTCTAAAAGCCACAAAAGTGTTGTCAAAAGAAAACGTTCCTGTTAATATGACTCTTATATTTTCAGAGTCCCAGGCAATTTTAGCATCTTTAGTTGGTGCAGCTTATATAAGTCCTTTTATAGGCAGATTAGATGACATTTCTTACGATGGCATGAAACTCGTAAAATCAATATCTGAAATCTTAAAAACTACTAATTCGAAATCAAAAATAATTGCAGCAAGTGTAAGACATCCCTTGCACGTTGTAGAGGCTGCAAAACTAGGAGCCCACATAGCAACTGTGCCATTTAAAACACTGAAACAACTTGTAAAACATCCATTAACCGATATAGGTCTTGAAAAGTTTCTAAGCGATTCAAGGGGTATTTCTATAGTATCTTAGAGGACAACAAATTATGTTGTTCTCTAAGTTTAAATAGTTTATCCTCTCATATAGTCCATAAGTTCGTCTATATCCTCTTTACTACCCATAAAAACAGGCGTCCTCTGGTGTAGACTAGTAGCTTTTATGCTCAATATCTCATTAACTCCATCAGTAGCCCTGCCACCGGCTTGCTCTATTAACAAACTCATGGGTGCTGCCTCATAAAGGAGTCTTAATTTGCCTTGTGGATTTTTTTTGTCTCCCGGATAAGCAAAAATACCACCTTTTAACAATGTTCTGTGAACGTCAGCAACCATTGAACCTATGTATCTAGCTGAATAATTCTTTGATTTCAAGTTATCAATATACTTTTTGAGCGGTTCGTCCCATCGTTGAGAATAACCCTCGTTAATGGAATATATCTTCCCTCTTGAAGGCATTTTTAAATAAGGATGAGACAAAAGATATGAACCCACCGAAGGGTCCAGAGTAAACCCGTGAGTGCCGTTTTTAGTTGTGTACATAAGCATTGTTGAAGAACCATACACTACATATCCTGCAGCAACCTGTTTGTATCCCTCCTGGAAAAAGTTTTCTACCCCATCACAATATTTCCTGTATATAGAAAATATTGTTCCTACGTTTACGTTTACGTCAATATTTGATGAACCATCCAATGGGTCCAGAGCAATTACGTACTTGCCATTCTTCCCTTTCTCTGGAAATATGGCATCATCAACTTCTTCCGAAGCAAGAGCATAGAATTCGCCTGAATCAGAAAGATGCTCAATCAACCAGTTATTAGAAAGTTGATCCAATTTTTGAACTTCTTCGCCTTGCACGTTGACCTTTCCTATCTTGCCTAAGATATCAGAAAGACCAGCTTTTCTTATTCTTGAAGATATTATTTTTGTTGCATTTTCAATAGACATCAACGCTAAACTAAGAGACCCCGTAGCTTGGGGAAATTGTCTTTCCTCTTCCAAAATAAAACGATTAAGATCAATGCCTATTCTGGCCAAAATCAGTCAGCCCCCTCTTCGAATTTCAAAGCTCTAAAATCTACGTTTTTATGGCTCAAATCATTGTTCTCTTTATATCCTATTTTTACTAATTTAATATATTTGTCAGTATAAGATTTGGTATCAAAAACGTTCAATTGTGAAAATAGAAATTCAATCTTTTTCTCCAAAACATCCAATATTTTATTTTTATCAGCATCTGACAAATTCCACCATTTTTCCTTTAATGGTCCAAAAACCTTTTTCCTTGTTTTATAAATGAATTGCTCTCTTGTCATGTTTTCTTTCCACTCTGATTTGAAATTCTCTTCAATAAATTTAAAATTTTCTTCTCTAAACTCTTCAGGTGCAAAATCAAACATTATGTTTTGAAAACCAGTCGCAAGATGAATCTCTGCAGTTTTGTGTTTAGGAAAATTATTAAATAGTTCATCTGGCAAGGTTGAGGCACCGTGTTGAACAGCTCCAGCTATATGATATTTTTCCCTGGCACACTTCCCTATAGAGTCCAAAACGTTAAAGTCTAACTTAACACTTGCTACAGTTCCATCAGGGAGAGGAATTCCACCGTGAGCTGTTCCAGTTTGAACACTAATTTTTGAGATCCCCGGGCTAGATTTTAAGTTATCCAAATATGCGTTCATAAATGCTTCAAATTCTTCTACAGTAGAATTCTTACCACCTATATGTCCAATTTCAGCGCCTACAGAAACGTTTATCCCTTCTGGTTGAATAGATCTTATAAAATCAGTCATTTTTGCAGTATTAATATAATTATGATACTGCTGTTCAACCAAAGTTGGCTTTGTATAATCTACCAGTGTAGACGGATCAATATCTATATTGTAAAATCCAGCTTCTATAGCCTCTTTTGTAAGTTTTTTAATATTATCTAATTCTAACTCTGGATTTGAAAAATAATTTTTGGAACTAAATTGAAAGTGATCTCCTTGAACAAATACTGGCCCCCGATACCCTTCTTTAATAGCTGCAGCTAAAACGCAAGAAATATACTCTAAAGGTCTTTGAAAAGTGTATTCTATCTCAGATTTTGCTATCTCAAATATAATAGCAGTTGTGTTTCTCTCAATTGCAACCTTAAAAATTCTCCTTGCAAAGTCATAGGTTAGACATCTAATATTTATTGCAGGAACAGTAAATTCAAGTCCTTCGCCTCTCCCCTTAGCCATATATAGATCATGGATTGAAGAAGAGACAATATCCATCATATTTGCAAATTCTCTAATCAGAAAGTAGCAATAATTTTTTATTTGAGAATCCTGTGTGAAAACAGCTGTCTTAATAAGATCATCAATCACATTTTCTCTAAGCCTATCTTTATTTAGCGTAAGTTTTCCATTAATCAATAACCCATTGGCTTCAAGATTTTTTGTAATTTCCTCTTTTGTCCCAAACAAACTAATCTCCCCTTCCTTACATTATAAGTTCGTAAGTTCGCTCATTTAACAATATAAAACAAATATTAAAAAATATCAAATTTTTAAGAATTCTTGTAAAGCAAGATACTATAAGAAAGTCCAAGCGATAGCCAAATCAAGTAAAACAAACTCCCACTAAAAATTAATATTGTTAGTGACAAAAATAAACATGAAAATAAAACATAAAGCAAGTAAGGAACATCTTTTTTTAAAACTAGATGAAATAGATTCTTAAAAATTGAAAAGGTAAAAAACGTTATGCCTGGCACACTTAAAACCGACATTATAGCCAAAAAGATTATAGCAAGAATTGGTTCTTCTCTAGAAAACCAAAAAATACTCGGAATTGACAAGAATATAAAAAGCGAAAAACATATTGCCTTTAATGAAAATTTGTAAACGTAGTTGTATTTTTCAATTACAACTCTTTTAAAAAACAAGAAATAAATAAAGCACATAAGAAATATCAGAACTGAAAAAAATATCTTAGCCTCAAAACTGTTTATAAGTGTTCTAAAATCAAGTACCACTCCCCCTTCAAAATTCTTGCCAAATATGGGCTTTACATTCAAAAAAGGAGGTGGAGTCCTTTTTGATGATATTTCTAAAATATCCCCAGTTTTTGCACCACTCTCTTTTTTAAGTGATCCATTATGAATAATTACCTTCCCAGTTATTACTGCAGAATCTTTCAAAATTACGTCAGATCTGTAAGCGATTAAATCACCATTTATCCTGCCACTAACAGTCAGTATCGCATCATGAACGATAAAATCACCATTTATTGCTTGATCTTGTCCAATGTTAATCTCTTTTTTTACAAAGTCTTTTTTTAAGTTTTGCTCCTCTTTAGGTAAATGCCCAAAGCCTTGTCTAACCTGGGATAACATAAGTTTTTGATCCTGAGCAAAAACAAAATTGAAAGACAAAAAATATAATGTTAAAAAAGCAAAAAATAAGAATAATCCTTTTTTCAACTTAAAAGTTCCTTTCTTTTTTTATAAACAGAAAAGATAATAAAAGCCAAAAAACTTCCTATCAAGAGGTAGACTAAAGAGATGTTGTTATAGAAAATCTCCCAAAAAACTTCAAAAATATAGAACACGCTCTCTTCAATATCTATTGAAAATATAGAATAATCTATATTGTTTAAAAATATTGAACCAATTAAAAGAACAAAAGACATAAAAGCAAAAAAGAAAATAAAATTCTTTATAAAAGCTTGTTTTTCTATCCTATATACAATCAATGAAAAAAGATCGTCTGGAGCGTTCATAATTGGTAAATTCCTAAGCGAATATGTAAGTTGTTTAGATCTTTGCCTCAAATAAGAGCATCGTGGGCAATTTTTTACATGAGCCTCCAATTCAAGTAGCTGTTTAGATGTAATTATTCCAAGCTCTTCGAGCTCTATAAGTTTCTTACATTCATCACAGCTCATACGTAGACAACTCCTTATAAAGTCTTTTCCTGCCTCTAGAAATTCTCATTTTAACAGTTCCCTCATCAATTGATAAAATATTCGAAATTTCCTTTATACTCAATTCTTCCTGATAAAATAAAACTATAGCAACCCTATAAATTTCAGGAAGTTTTAAAAGCGCCCTTTCAACAGCTTCTTTATTTTCATATCTTATAATTACCTCCTCAGGCAACAAAGAGCCATCTATAGGATCAAAACTTCTTTCATCATCTTCTGAAGTCAAATCCTCAAATGATGTAAATTCTTTTTTTGTTCTTTTTTTATCTATATATAAATTAGTCAGCACTCTCTTAGACCACGGTATAAAAGGATAGTTGATATCAAATTTGTCTACATTATTGTAGAACTTAATAAAAAATTCCTGCACGAGATCCTTTGCCTCTTCAGCAGAACCGGATAATCTATAAGAAAGAGTATATATAAAACTGCTATACTTATTGTATAAGTCTCTAAAAGCATTCTGGTCTCCCGATTTTATCCTTAAAATTAGATCTGAGTCCATATATTAGAAAGCACCTCATATAATCACCTTTATTCTATTTATACTTTAAATAAGTTACATTTACAAGTTCTAAATAGAATACGATTTTATTAACTATAAAGAAACAAAAAAAGGGAGCAACTCTTTGCTCCCTTAATAACTTAAGTTTGTTATTAGTCTAAAAGATAATTTTCAAATGTCTGGAGATGTTCCATCTCTTCCAACAAGATCTTTTCAAAAAGTCTTCTGGTTGCTAAATCATCTTGCTTCTTTGCAAAATTAATTATTTCTTTATAGAGTTCAATAGCTTCATTTTCAGCTTTGATATCAAGCTCAAGCATTTCTTTCAGAGAAGATCCTACCTCAATATTATTTGGCTTAGTTGTTGGTATCCCACCAAGTTTAAAAAGATGCTCTGCAATATCCTCAGCGTGCTTCATTTCCTTAATCGAAATCTTTTTTAAATCTTCGCCTATAATTTTACCCTTAAAACCAACTAATTGTATATGCTGCCACATATACTGGATGCTAACCTGGATCTCTCTGGCAATAGCCTTGTTCAGCATTTCAAACAATTGCTCTTTTGTAGCTTTTGCTTGTGCCATTCGAATCCTCCTAAAAATTATATTTATTAACAAATATTATATTACAATTTATGTAAAATAATAATTAAAACTACTCTAAAAACTCTTCTTTAAATGACTTTAATCCCGCATCCTGTGGAGAAATAATTGGGTTTTCAACAGGCCACGGTATAGATAAAAATTGATCGTTATATATTACTCCACTAGAATTTTTAGGCGAATATTCAGAAGAAGTTTTGTAAAGCACAAGCGCAAAATCGCTTAATACACAAAAACCATGCAAAAAGCCATCAGGTACGAAAAGAAGATAATCATCACTGTCGTGCAATATAACTGTAAAATATTTGCCAAATGTTTTAGAATCCCTTCTAACATCAACTACAGCATCGAATATGCTTCCATAAACACACTTTACAAGTTTTGCTTGACCATAAGGGGCCTTTTGATAATGAAGTCCTCGTATTACACCTTTTTTAGAAAAGGACAAATTATCTTGACTAAAATCTAATTCAATTCCCATTTCTTTAAAATCAGAATCTTTGAAAATCTCTTGAAAATAGCCCCTATTATCAAAAAATTTTTTTGATTTTATAATTATTAAGCCTTCAATACCCGTTTCTATTTTTTCAAATGGCATATTTCTCCCCTATTTAATTTATTTTTTTCATTTTATAATAAAAGTGAAAATTAAAAAAGCACATTTCAGAAGGGAGTCAAAAATGGGAAAAACTATTGCGGAAAAAATTTTTTCCAAACACTCAAAAAAAGATGTAAAAGCAGGCGACTATATTCTTGCAAAGCTAGATATAGTTCTTGTAAATGACATCACAGGTCCATTAAGCGTTATGGAGTTTCAAAAATTAGGAGACATTAAAGTTTTTGATAAAGATAAAATAGTAATAATTTGTGATCACTTTACGCCAAACAAAGACATTAAATCAGCCCAAAACGTAAAGATGTTAAGAAATTTTGCAAAAAACCAAAATATAAGGCATTTCTACGAACCTGGCCATGTAGGAATAGAACACGTCATGATTCCTGAGCTAGGTTTGGCTCAACCAGGCTATTTAATAATTGGAGCAGATTCTCACACTTGCACTTATGGCGCGTTGAATGCATTTTCTACAGGAGTAGGCTCAACTGATGCTGGTATGGCAATGGCAACGGGAGATACGTGGTTTAGAGTGCCACCATCATTTCGAGTAGAAATAAGAGGTAAACAAAAGAAATGGATTAGCGGAAAGGATGTAGTACTTCACTTGATAGGAAGAATTGGCGTAGAAGGCGCAAACTATTTTGCTCTTGAGTTTTGTGGGGAGGGGTTAAGAAATCTTTCCATAGATGACAGATTTACCATTTCAAACATGGCAATTGAGTGTGGAGGTAAAGCCGGCATATTTAATTATGATGAAGTAACGGAAAAATATCTAAAAAGTTTGGGCATAGATGCATCAAATTACGTAGAAGCAGACAAGGACGCGAATTACGAAAAGAGTATCACAATAGATTTAAGCGACCTTGATTATACTGTTTCACTTCCCTTCTCTCCAGATAACACTATCAACGTAAGCAAATTAGAAAAAACTTATGTTGACCAGGTGGTTATAGGTTCTTGCACAAACGGTAGGATCTCGGATTTAAGAGTTGCAGCAGAAATTTTAACAAACAAGAAGGTAAAAGATGGTCTTAGAGTAATTGTGTTACCAGGGAGTCCAAAGGTCTATCTTGAAGCTTTAAGAGAGGGTTTGATAGAGAAATTTATTATAGCTGGGGCAGCAGTCTCTACCCCAACCTGTGGTCCGTGTTTAGGCGGCCATATGGGTATTCTTGCTGAAGATGAAGTCTGCGTTTCAACTACTAACAGAAATTTTATTGGCAGAATGGGACATCCAAAAAGTAAGGTAATTCTAGCATCCCCTGCTGTTGCTGCAGCATCCGCAATAACTGGATATATCACTTCACCAGAGGAGGTAATGTAATATGATTTTAGAAGGCGCTGCAAGAGTTTTTGGTAACAATATAGATACCGATCTAATAATAGCTGCAAGATATCTAGCAGAAACTAATGAAGTTGAACTTGGAAAAAACCTGTTCAAAGATTTAAGGCCAAACTTTGTAAACGAGATGAACAAAGGAGACATAATAGTTGCTGGAAATAATTTTGGGTGTGGCTCATCAAGAGAACACGCCCCTTTAGCTATAAAGGGTGCAGGAATTAGTGCAGTTATTGCCAATTCCTTTGCAAGGATCTTTTTTAGAAACGCTATTAATGTTGGTCTACCAATTTTCGTAACTAGTGAGAACTTGAGTTCAATAGAAGAAGGCGACATGTTATCCATAAACGCTTCAGAAGGAATACTTTTAAACAAGACCAAAAACAAGACATATAAATTTGATCCATATCCAGAATTCTTATTAAATCTCGTTCAAATAGGTGGTCTCTTTAACTTTACCAAAAATCGTCTGAAAGAGGTGTAGAAGATGTATAAAGTTGCATTCTTGCCCGGAGATGGAATCGGCCAGGATCTAAAAGAAGTAGTTAAACTTTTTAGAGATAAAATTGAAGAAAAATATGGATTTTCTTTTGAATTAAACGAGCTACCAATAGGTGGCAAGGCAATTGATTCCTTTGGAGATCCTCTACCGCCAGATACTTTAAAAGAGTGTAAAAAATCTGATGCTGTCTTTTTGATAGCTGTTGGAGGTCCAAAATGGGACAATAATCCTCCAAATCTTAGACCCGAAGCTGGATTGCTAAAATTAAGAAAGAGTCTAAACGTTTTTTGTAATATTAGACCTATTAAACTTTCTAAACACTTAACACATCTTTCATGTTTAAAATGTGAGACTGTAGACAAAGGTCTTGATATAATAATTTTAAGAGAGCTTACTGAGGGTCTTTATTTTGGCGAGCCTCGTGGAATCTATACCCAACCCGATGGTTCAAAGGTAGCTATAAATACCATGAGCTACAGTTCAACTACAATTGAAAAATTTGCAAAAATAGGATTTGATCTTGCAATGTCCAGAAAGAAAAGTTTGACCTCCGTTGACAAGGCAAACGTTCTTGAAAACTCAAGACTATGGCGAGAAGTGGTAGAAAACCTATCAAAATCTTATCCAGAAGTAAAGTTAGACCACCTATATGTTGATAATGCTGCTCTTCAAATGATATACAATCCTAACCAATTCGATGTAATAATTACAGAAAATCTATTTGGAGATATTCTTAGCGATGAAGCAGCTGCGCTCGTGGGATCGCTTGGGCTTTTGCCATCAGCAAGTATAGGTGACAATAAGCCATTTTTATACGAACCTGTCCACGGTTCTGCCCCTTCTATAGCAGGTAAAAATATGGCAAATCCTATAGCTACTATTTTCTCAATTGCTTTGATGCTAAGATTAAGTTTTGAGAGAAATGATATTGCGTTTGATCTTGAAAATGCTGTAGAGAAAACCTTGGAAATGGGAATAGGAACTGCCGATCTTAAAATGAAAAACACGATAGGCACAAGAGAGTTTGCTAACGAAGTTCTTAAAAATTTATAAATCTTTACAAATTTCTAACAAATGATTTTTCATCTCATCTTTAAACTCTGGATGTTGAAGTGCAAAATCGACTGTGGCTTTTAAATATCCAATCTTTGAGCCACAGTCATATCTTTTACCTTTAACCTCTACTCCTAAAACCAATCTCCTTTCACAAAGAGTCCTAAGTGCATCAGTTAGCTGAATCTCGCCGCCCCTACCTGGTTTTGTTTCTCGCAAAATATCAAAAATCTCAGGCACAAGTATATATCTACCAATCACAGCATAGTTTGAAGGAGACTCATGGATCTCAGGCTTCTCAATAAGATCGGTAATTTTTAGCACTCCATCATCATCTGGAATTGGCTTTGCAAGAGCTATCCCATAACTGCTGACCTCCTCTTCTGGTACTCTCTCAAGGGCTAAGACTGGACTATGATATCTCTCATAAACTTTAATTAGCTGTTTCATAG
Above is a genomic segment from Thermodesulfobium narugense DSM 14796 containing:
- a CDS encoding RNA polymerase sigma factor, whose translation is MDSDLILRIKSGDQNAFRDLYNKYSSFIYTLSYRLSGSAEEAKDLVQEFFIKFYNNVDKFDINYPFIPWSKRVLTNLYIDKKRTKKEFTSFEDLTSEDDERSFDPIDGSLLPEEVIIRYENKEAVERALLKLPEIYRVAIVLFYQEELSIKEISNILSIDEGTVKMRISRGRKRLYKELSTYEL
- a CDS encoding ferritin-like domain-containing protein, producing MAQAKATKEQLFEMLNKAIAREIQVSIQYMWQHIQLVGFKGKIIGEDLKKISIKEMKHAEDIAEHLFKLGGIPTTKPNNIEVGSSLKEMLELDIKAENEAIELYKEIINFAKKQDDLATRRLFEKILLEEMEHLQTFENYLLD
- a CDS encoding 3-isopropylmalate dehydratase small subunit; this encodes MILEGAARVFGNNIDTDLIIAARYLAETNEVELGKNLFKDLRPNFVNEMNKGDIIVAGNNFGCGSSREHAPLAIKGAGISAVIANSFARIFFRNAINVGLPIFVTSENLSSIEEGDMLSINASEGILLNKTKNKTYKFDPYPEFLLNLVQIGGLFNFTKNRLKEV
- the leuB gene encoding 3-isopropylmalate dehydrogenase, translating into MYKVAFLPGDGIGQDLKEVVKLFRDKIEEKYGFSFELNELPIGGKAIDSFGDPLPPDTLKECKKSDAVFLIAVGGPKWDNNPPNLRPEAGLLKLRKSLNVFCNIRPIKLSKHLTHLSCLKCETVDKGLDIIILRELTEGLYFGEPRGIYTQPDGSKVAINTMSYSSTTIEKFAKIGFDLAMSRKKSLTSVDKANVLENSRLWREVVENLSKSYPEVKLDHLYVDNAALQMIYNPNQFDVIITENLFGDILSDEAAALVGSLGLLPSASIGDNKPFLYEPVHGSAPSIAGKNMANPIATIFSIALMLRLSFERNDIAFDLENAVEKTLEMGIGTADLKMKNTIGTREFANEVLKNL
- the galU gene encoding UTP--glucose-1-phosphate uridylyltransferase GalU, coding for MIRKAVFPVAGMGTRFLPATKASPKEMLPLVDRPLIQYVVEEVLESGIKYMIFVTGRNKRPIEDYFDASWELEYILKDKDKSSLLADVDKIRDDAEFIYVRQPRPLGLGHAVLMSSAVIDNEPFAVVLGDDIINSEIPAMKQLIKVYERYHSPVLALERVPEEEVSSYGIALAKPIPDDDGVLKITDLIEKPEIHESPSNYAVIGRYILVPEIFDILRETKPGRGGEIQLTDALRTLCERRLVLGVEVKGKRYDCGSKIGYLKATVDFALQHPEFKDEMKNHLLEICKDL
- the rfbC gene encoding dTDP-4-dehydrorhamnose 3,5-epimerase encodes the protein MPFEKIETGIEGLIIIKSKKFFDNRGYFQEIFKDSDFKEMGIELDFSQDNLSFSKKGVIRGLHYQKAPYGQAKLVKCVYGSIFDAVVDVRRDSKTFGKYFTVILHDSDDYLLFVPDGFLHGFCVLSDFALVLYKTSSEYSPKNSSGVIYNDQFLSIPWPVENPIISPQDAGLKSFKEEFLE
- the leuC gene encoding 3-isopropylmalate dehydratase large subunit; translated protein: MGKTIAEKIFSKHSKKDVKAGDYILAKLDIVLVNDITGPLSVMEFQKLGDIKVFDKDKIVIICDHFTPNKDIKSAQNVKMLRNFAKNQNIRHFYEPGHVGIEHVMIPELGLAQPGYLIIGADSHTCTYGALNAFSTGVGSTDAGMAMATGDTWFRVPPSFRVEIRGKQKKWISGKDVVLHLIGRIGVEGANYFALEFCGEGLRNLSIDDRFTISNMAIECGGKAGIFNYDEVTEKYLKSLGIDASNYVEADKDANYEKSITIDLSDLDYTVSLPFSPDNTINVSKLEKTYVDQVVIGSCTNGRISDLRVAAEILTNKKVKDGLRVIVLPGSPKVYLEALREGLIEKFIIAGAAVSTPTCGPCLGGHMGILAEDEVCVSTTNRNFIGRMGHPKSKVILASPAVAAASAITGYITSPEEVM